From Pseudomonas hefeiensis, one genomic window encodes:
- the xylF gene encoding D-xylose ABC transporter substrate-binding protein produces MKKLKLTLLAGALALLSLPVMADATNPKIGFSIDDLRLERWSRDRDYFVAAAEKMDAKVFVQSADANEQKQISQIENLISRGVDVIVIVPFNATVLTNAVAEAKKAGIKVVSYDRLILNADIDAYISFDNEKVGEMQASGVLKAAPKGNYFLLGGAPTDNNAKVLREGQMKVLQPAIDRGDIKIVGQQWVKEWNPTEALSIVENALTRNDNKIDGIVASNDATAGGAIQALASQKMAGKVPISGQDADLAAVKRVIDGTQTMTVYKPLKLIATEAAKLSVQLARNEKPTYTSQYDNGSKKVDTILLTPTPLTKDNIDLLEKDGFYTKAQIAGQ; encoded by the coding sequence ATGAAAAAACTAAAACTCACGCTGCTCGCCGGCGCCCTGGCCCTGCTCTCGCTTCCGGTCATGGCCGACGCTACTAACCCCAAGATCGGTTTCTCCATCGATGATCTGCGCCTGGAGCGCTGGTCCAGGGACCGTGACTATTTCGTCGCGGCGGCGGAAAAAATGGACGCCAAAGTCTTCGTCCAGTCGGCCGATGCCAACGAGCAGAAGCAGATTTCCCAGATCGAAAACCTCATCTCCCGTGGCGTCGATGTGATCGTCATCGTGCCGTTCAATGCCACCGTGCTGACCAATGCCGTAGCCGAAGCCAAGAAGGCCGGGATCAAGGTGGTGTCCTATGACCGACTGATCCTCAATGCCGACATCGACGCCTACATTTCCTTCGATAACGAAAAAGTCGGCGAGATGCAGGCCAGCGGCGTGTTGAAAGCCGCGCCCAAGGGCAACTACTTCTTGCTCGGCGGCGCGCCCACGGACAACAACGCCAAGGTCCTGCGCGAAGGCCAGATGAAAGTGCTGCAACCGGCCATCGACCGGGGTGATATCAAGATTGTCGGGCAACAGTGGGTCAAGGAATGGAACCCCACCGAAGCCTTGAGCATCGTTGAAAACGCCCTGACCCGTAACGACAACAAGATCGACGGCATCGTCGCCTCCAACGACGCCACCGCCGGCGGTGCCATCCAGGCACTGGCCTCGCAAAAAATGGCCGGCAAGGTGCCGATCTCAGGCCAGGACGCCGACCTGGCGGCGGTCAAGCGGGTGATCGATGGCACCCAGACCATGACCGTCTACAAGCCGCTGAAACTGATCGCCACCGAAGCGGCCAAGCTCTCGGTGCAGCTGGCGCGTAACGAGAAACCCACCTACACCTCGCAATACGACAATGGCAGCAAGAAAGTCGACACCATCCTGCTCACCCCGACCCCGTTGACCAAGGACAACATCGACCTGCTGGAAAAAGATGGGTTCTACACCAAGGCGCAGATAGCCGGGCAGTGA
- the xylA gene encoding xylose isomerase, which translates to MSYFPAIDKVRYEGPASDSPLAFRHYDADRLVLGKPMREHLRMAVCYWHTFVWPGSDVFGAGTFQRPWQHAGDPMELAIGKAEAAFEFFSKLGIDYYCFHDTDVAPEGHSLKEYRNQFAQMIDHLERHQEQTGIKLLWGTANCFSNPRFAAGAASNPDPQVFACAAAQVFSAMNATQRLKGDNYVLWGGREGYETLLNTDLKREREQLGRFMGMVVEHKHKIGFKGDLLIEPKPQEPTKHQYDYDSATVFGFLQQFGLEKEIKVNIEANHATLAGHSFHHEIATAVSLGIFGSIDANRGDPQNGWDTDQFPNSVEEMTLATYEILKAGGFGNGGFNFDSKVRRQSLDEIDLFHGHVAAMDVLALALERAAAMVQNDQLQQFKDQRYAGWQQPFGKAVLAGDFSLESLAEHAFTTELNPQAVSGRQEMLENVVNRFIYP; encoded by the coding sequence ATGTCGTACTTCCCCGCCATCGACAAGGTTCGCTACGAAGGCCCCGCCAGCGACTCGCCTCTTGCTTTCCGCCACTACGACGCCGACAGGCTCGTGCTCGGCAAGCCCATGCGCGAGCACCTGCGCATGGCTGTGTGCTACTGGCATACCTTTGTCTGGCCGGGATCCGATGTGTTCGGCGCCGGCACCTTCCAGCGCCCGTGGCAGCATGCCGGGGACCCGATGGAACTGGCCATCGGCAAGGCCGAAGCGGCCTTCGAGTTCTTCTCCAAACTGGGCATCGACTACTACTGCTTTCACGACACCGATGTCGCCCCGGAAGGTCACTCGCTGAAGGAATACCGTAACCAGTTCGCGCAGATGATCGACCACCTGGAGCGTCATCAGGAACAAACCGGGATCAAGCTGCTGTGGGGCACCGCCAACTGCTTCAGCAACCCGCGCTTTGCCGCAGGCGCCGCCAGCAACCCGGACCCGCAAGTGTTCGCCTGCGCCGCCGCTCAAGTGTTCAGTGCGATGAACGCCACCCAACGTCTCAAGGGCGACAACTACGTGTTGTGGGGCGGTCGCGAAGGTTACGAAACCCTGCTCAATACCGATCTGAAACGCGAGCGCGAACAACTGGGCCGCTTCATGGGCATGGTGGTCGAGCACAAGCACAAGATCGGTTTCAAGGGCGATCTGCTGATCGAACCCAAGCCGCAGGAACCGACCAAGCACCAATACGATTACGACAGCGCCACGGTGTTCGGCTTCCTGCAACAGTTCGGCCTGGAGAAGGAGATCAAGGTCAACATCGAGGCCAACCACGCCACCCTGGCCGGGCACAGTTTCCATCATGAGATCGCCACCGCCGTCTCCCTGGGAATCTTCGGCAGCATCGACGCCAACCGTGGCGATCCGCAGAACGGCTGGGACACCGACCAGTTCCCCAACAGCGTCGAAGAGATGACTCTGGCCACCTATGAAATCCTCAAGGCCGGCGGGTTCGGCAATGGCGGCTTCAACTTCGATTCCAAGGTCCGTCGTCAGAGCCTGGACGAGATTGACCTGTTCCACGGCCACGTTGCGGCCATGGACGTACTGGCTTTGGCCCTGGAACGCGCGGCAGCCATGGTGCAGAACGATCAGTTACAACAGTTCAAGGACCAGCGCTACGCAGGCTGGCAACAACCGTTTGGCAAAGCGGTACTGGCCGGTGATTTCAGTCTTGAATCACTGGCCGAACATGCCTTTACCACCGAGCTGAATCCCCAGGCTGTCAGCGGTCGGCAAGAGATGCTCGAGAACGTGGTCAACCGGTTCATCTACCCCTGA